Proteins encoded together in one Prinia subflava isolate CZ2003 ecotype Zambia chromosome 23, Cam_Psub_1.2, whole genome shotgun sequence window:
- the OLFML3 gene encoding olfactomedin-like protein 3: protein MGPWRCLLLLPLLAPALRAQQQQFMEYVERRLTLLEERISQWHDQSSRYSTELRDFKNQVLGMLEAAEKEREAMRAEAESAAVRVDRLEREVDYLETQNPAPPCVEVDETLMDKQVATAKQRKNEKYTKLTDCSDTIASVRAMKILKRFGSASGLWTKDAAGSSEKIYVFDGTANDTVYVFPRMREFTLFSATRKAARIKLPYPWVGTGHLVYDGHLYYIRQQGPSFQVIKFNLANKTVVDSSVFPAEEQIPVFGLSPSTYIEVSADEEGLWAIYATKEDEKNMCLAKLDPASLDIEQMWDTPCPRENAEGAFVVCGALHVVYNTRLPSRARVQCVFDVSGTLAPEDASLVYFPKRYGSHASLKYSPRERQIYAWDDGYQIIYRMEMKKKLEL, encoded by the exons ATGGGGCCCTGgcgctgcctgctgctgctgccgctgctcgCCCCGGCCCTGCGcgcccagcagcagcaattcaTGGAGTACGTGGAGCGCCGCCTCACCCTCCTGGAG GAGAGGATCTCACAGTGGCACGACCAGAGCAGCCGCTACTCCACGGAGCTGCGGGACTTCAAGAACCaggtgctggggatgctggagGCGGCTGAGAAGGAGCGGGAGGCGATGCGGGCGGAGGCCGAGAGCGCGGCCGTGCGCGTGGACCggctggagagggaggtggATTACCTGGAGACACAGAACCCCGCCCCGCCCTGCGTGGAGGTGGATGAGACACTGATGGACAAGCAGGTGGCCACAGCCAAGCAGAGGAAGAATGAGAAGTACACCAAGCTCACAG ATTGCAGTGACACCATCGCCAGCGTCAGGGCCATGAAGATCCTGAAGCGCTTCGGCAGCGCCTCGGGGCTCTGGACCAAGGACGCCGCGGGGAGCTCGGAGAAGATCTACGTGTTCGACGGCACCGCCAACGACACGGTTTACGTCTTCCCCCGCATGCGGGAGTTCACCCTCTTCTCTGCCACCCGCAAGGCCGCCCGCATCAAGCTGCCCTACCCCTGGGTGGGCACCGGGCACCTCGTCTATGACGGGCACCTCTACTACATCCGCCAGCAGGGCCCCTCCTTCCAGGTGATCAAGTTCAACCTGGCCAACAAGACGGTGGTGGACAGCTCGGTGTTCCCGGCCGAGGAGCAGATCCCCGTCTTCGGGCTCTCCCCCTCCACCTACATCGAGGTGTCGGCGGACGAGGAGGGGCTCTGGGCCATCTACGCCACCAAGGAGGACGAGAAGAACATGTGCCTGGCCAAGCTGGACCCCGCCTCGCTGGACATCGAGCAGATGTGGGACACGCCGTGCCCGCGGGAGAACGCCGAGGGCGCCTTCGTGGTGTGCGGGGCGCTGCACGTGGTGTACAACACGCGCCTGCCCAGCCGCGCCCGCGTGCAGTGCGTGTTCGACGTCAGCGGCACCCTGGCCCCCGAGGACGCCTCCCTGGTCTACTTCCCCAAGCGCTACGGCTCCCACGCCAGCCTCAAGTACAGCCCCCGCGAGAGGCAGATCTACGCCTGGGACGACGGCTACCAGATCATTTACCGCATGGAGATGAAGAAGAAgctggagctctga